The Molothrus ater isolate BHLD 08-10-18 breed brown headed cowbird chromosome 17, BPBGC_Mater_1.1, whole genome shotgun sequence DNA segment GGCTTTGAAGAAAGGACGGCCACGAAAGGTGGGAGCTGTTCCAAAgaatgaggatgaggaggctgcagaagaagaagatgaTGATATTATGGATGCTGGTGCTATTGATGATCCTGAAGGTAGGACTCACCTCTCCACATCTTATGTATCTTAGTCTTTTCCCATCATCTTTTCTGATGTTTTGGGGCACTTGTCTGCAGAGGACAGTGACTACAACCCAGCTGAGGATGAGCCCCGGGGGCGACTGCCCAAGTATGGCTGCACTGTCGCCACCTCCAGCGAGGAGAGGCCACGCCGGCGCCCAGGGAGACCCCGCAAGCTGCTTCGTCTGGAGAATGTGTCTCAGGACTTGCCGGAaggtgagggagctgggaggcagcGGCCCTGTTCAGGGGTGAAGCAGGGGGTGGTTCTCCTGGAGCCACAGCGAGAAtgtgatggagctgtgctgtgttctgtgcagcaggaggggaggtgGAGCCCTTGgtgacatcccagagcacaCCAAGCCGGGAGCTGCAGAACTCAGAAGCAGCCAGTTCCTCCGGCCTGGAGAATGGGCCTGGTGAGAACCTGGCAGAGCCCGGTATCAGCCAGTCTGACTCTGAGAACAAGGACCCTTCTTCCAACACCGGTGCCGAGGATGCAGACGTCATCCCCCGGCGGCGCGGGCGGCCCTCCCGCCGTTTCCTGGGCAAGAAATACCGCAAGTACATGGGGCGCAGGTGAGGGGTGTGCTGGGCCCTCTggcctgtgcccagggctggtccAGCCCGTTtgccactgcagctctgagccctgctcctgttcctgcaggtATTACTACAAGTCCCCCAAGCCCCTGATGCGGCCCTACCTGTGTCGGATCTGCGGCTCACGGTTCCTCACACACGATGACCTGCGCTTCCACGTCAACTCACACGAGGCCAATGACCCACAGCTCTTCAAGTGTCTTCAGTGCAGCTACCGCTCCCGGCGCTGGTCCTCCCTCAAGGTGAGCTTTATCTGCCCTGCCTCAAACCCACAGGCTGCCCGGCAGCCCCAGGTCTCATGGCCCTGGTCTGCCTCTTACAGGAGCACATGTTCAACCATGTGGGCAGCAAGCCCTACAAGTGCGAGGAGTGCAATTACACCAGCGTGTACAAGAAGGATGTCATTCGACACTCTACAgtgcacagcagggacaggtgagggcagcACAGTCCTGGGGACTGAACAGCACTGACACTGTTCTTCCTATCCTGGGAGGGTGGCCATGGCTGCCCCGTCCCCTGACCCTTTCCAAAATGGAGAGTTTTGGTGTCTGGGTATAAGGAAGCTGGTCTTGGGGTGTGGCTGACACAAGGGGCTTTTCTTACTTTTCAGGAAGAAGAGAGCTGATCCGGTGAGTTTGAATACTCTGTTGACTTGAATCTCAGCACGTTATATGGGAAGAGGCACATATGGGTCTTCACAAAATCTCAGTGCCTTGTTGGGGGCATTGTTTCTGGATCTCCTGAGAAAAGGCAACCCAGGTCATCCAGTGGGGAGAGAGTAAAGAAACTGGTGAGCTCATCCAGGTGATCTCATCTTTATGCTCTCCATCCAGCCACCAAAGCTGAACTCCTTCCCGTGCCCTGTCTGCAACCGTGTTTACCCCATGCAGAAGAGGCTTACGCAGCACATGAAGACGCACAGTACAGAGAAACCACACATGTGTGATAAGGTAAGGGGgggcagcctggagaggggctggcagcaggtgaGGAAGAGCGGGGGGTGAGTGCTGCTTCACTTTGTTTCACCAGTGCGGGAAGTCCTTTAAGAAGCGTTACACCTTCAAGATGCACCTGCTAACACACATCCAGGCCATTGCCAACCGCAGGTAGGAGCCCGGTGTGCCTGGGCAGAGCCTGTGTCCTGCTCCCCTCAGAAGGTGTCACAGGTGGCTTTGTCCTGGCAGGTTCAAGTGTGAGTTCTGTGACTATGTCTGCGAGGACAAGAAGGTCCTGCTGAACCACCAGCTGTCACATATGAATGACAAGCCCTACAAGTGCAGCGTCTGCAAATATTCCACCTTCCGGGAGGACTTCCTGGTCTCGCACATGGCAGTCAAGCACACAGGTGAGAGAACTTGTTTGACTGATGCCCTGCACCCCCTTCTCCCAGAGACAGTCAGAGtctgcctgctctccctcccatcccctGGGACCTCCTGCCTGACTCCCCCTCCCgggccctgcaggagggaagcCGTTCGCTTGCGAGTTCTGCCACTTCACCACCAAGCACAAGAAGAACCTGCGCCTGCACGTGCAGTGCCGCCATGCCGACTCCTTCGAGGAGTGGGCACAGAGGCACCCTGAGGAGCCgccctgccgccgccgccccttCTTCACCCTGCAGCAGATCGaggagctgaagcagcagcacagccaggtgcaGGCACCGGCTGAGCCAGAGGCCAGCCCACCGGTGAGTGCCAGGCCTcgtcccagctcctcctggtgcTCGCTGCCCACTGCGCTGTCAGCACTCTCTCTCACACAGGCACCTCTCGGCCCCATCACTTGCCACACGGTCCAGGCTGTTGCAGGTGCAGAGCCCTCTGTTCTCTCGCAAGGTTCCCTGGAAGGGGCCACCATCATCTATGAACAAGGCAAGTGAGCACTTGGGAAGAGGGTGGGATGAGGAAGGAGGTAGATGAGCTCCTGCCTGACCCTTCCTATCTGACTCCTCCAGATGTGGCTGgatcagcagagctggccaCGCAGACGGCCCTGGATCTCCTGCTGAACATGAGCACCCAGCGGGAGCTGGCCACCAGCTCGCTGCAGGTAGGCAGAGTCAAGGGGAGCCAGgcctgctgggggctggcacaAGGAAGCTTCCCAGCCCTGTTCTGCTGCAGGGGTGTCTCGCAGAGCCTTGCCCCCTTGGCTGAGCTGCTGTATTATACAGGTGGCAGTGGTGAAGCCAGATGATCCAGGAGAAGCACCAGCCCCCTgtgagctgcaggcacaggaggaggaggaggcaaaggTGGATTctaaggagcagcagcaaaagctggtgatgctgcacatggcagagcctgggcagaCACTTGTGCAGGAGGCTTATGGGGAAGCGAGCCTGAgtggctcagagctgcagcagatcACCATCCCCTTCAGTGGAGCAGCAGAGTACAGCATCATTGCACCCATCAGTGAGGAGATCCAGGCTCCTGCCACGCTGTACAGGTCAGCTGTATGGGAGGAGTGGGGAGAGGGAGGCACTTCTGGCTTCTAGTCGGGAGGCTTTAgtggtgaggaggaggaggcagacCATCCCTGACCTGGTGCTCTCCAGCAGTGAGGAGGAGAGTCCTGTGGAGACCTCCCACACAGTTGTGGTGAGCGGAGCTGTGATGACAGAGGAGGCACTGAAGGACCATAGCAATCACTACATCATGTCATCCAGTGTCCCAGGGAGCCAGTTCCAGGCCATGGAGGTAAGGATCTGAGCCTTCTCCCCATCCcgagcagctgtggcagcagatgTGACTGGTGTTTCTCTTGCAGCCCCTCAGCGGGGATGCTGCCTTTTCCTCACCTGCGGAGGGCCAGGAGGCAGAGCCTGCCGGCATCAAGTGGCCCGTGGTGCAGTGTGTCACCAGTCTGGCTCAGAGCGACTCGTCTTTGTCCCCAGCATCCGAGGGGCACGAAGTGTCGTCCCCAAAGATCAAGTGGCCTGCACTCCAAGGCATGGCCAAGAAGCTCACATGCAAGGTTTCCACAGCCAAGAAGCTCTCATGCAAGATTTCCACGGCCAAAAAGTTTTCATGCAAGATTTGCACAGCCATGTTCACAGGGAGAGCGGAGATGGAGAGTCACAAGAGAGCCCACATTGGGCCCAGCACTTTCAAGTGTCCCGACTGTCCCTTCACTGCCACTCTCTGGCCAGAGGTCCGGGTAAGTTTcctggtgcagagcagccctgggaacaaGGGGTTTGGAGAAGCAGGGGTATCTGACCCAGCACTTGTCCTTCTGCCCCAGAGCCACATGGTTCAACATGCCAACCTCCGGCCACACAAGTGCCCCCACTGCAGCTTTGCCTCCAAGAACAAGAAGGACCTGCGCAGGCACATGCTGACCCACACCAATGAGAAGCCCTTCGCCTGCCAGGTCTGTGGGCAGAGGTGAGTGGTGGAGCTGGGCTGATACTGCTTTGAGGGATCCCACAGAGCTCCACAAGGCTCAAGAGGAGATAGAGTCTTGGCAGAGCTGTCTGCCCCAAACCTTCCCCAGCATCAGCCCATTAGAGGGGACAGTGCCCTTGGGAATggttcctgctgcaggtggaCCCAACTTTGTCTCCAAAGAACCTCTGCATAGGAGGGTTCAGTCCCTGGGCACTGATGGGAACatgctgggagaggggacaggcCATGTTGTAGGATGTGCTTATGGGGCCCGTGTCCTGCTGAGAGCACAGGatcctgtgctgcctgtggcacaCTCCACCTCACTCTGCCTCTCCATAGGTTCAACCGTAATGGGCACCTCAAGTTCCACACACAGCGTTTGCACAGCTCAGAGGGCAAAAggccagggccagctgctgcccagcagacCATCATCCTGAACAGCAATGAGGACACCCTAGCCACCCTACACAGTAAGACATGTCCCCGGGACCGGGGCTGACCTGTGGGTATTCTACATTCAGAGCCCCATGCAGGATTCACCCAGCTTGTGGGTCAGGCAGGGCTGAAGGGCCAGGAGGACCCTCCTGCAGTTGGGATTGCTAATGGAGACAGAGACCaaggggctgggcacagggaactGTGCAGAATGAAGGGGGCCTCTGTTCCCTCCAGACAGGTCCTGGTAGATCAGTACATGTGGGAGCAGCTCACACTGGAAGCAGAGTTGAGGTTCTGATATGGAGGGTGTGTTCTGCCCCTGGTTGTTTAGCTCTGACcttgtgtgagcacagcccagagacTGCCTCGTGCTTTTCACTGGGGCAGGTGTCAGGCAGTGGCCACAGGGGAGCGAGGCCATTGGtagccctggcagtgtccccagcagcatccccaccaGTTCCCTCTCTGtgttgcagcagctctgcaggctggccAGGCCGTGCTGGCTCCTGAGCGGCTGCAGcaggccctggggcaggagcacatcCTTGTTGCACAGGAGCAGAGTGTCACCAGCCAGGTGAGTTGGGTCCCTTGGCCTCAGCTCATGTGTGGCTGCTCCTCACAGTGGAGGCTTCCTGGGGGGCTGTGGTCAGGTCCAGCCCCCCTAACCACATTGGGAATTtgctgacactgcaggaggaggcagcctACATCCAGGAGATCACGACTGCTGACGGACAGACAGTACAGCACTTAGTGACTGCTGACAACCAGGTGAGGGGACATGGCCCACGGATGGGAGACTCTAGTgggaagagctggcagcagtgggagagagcagggctccacaggcagagctgaaggCACTGGGGTGGTAGAAAGAGGCACAGGAGATAGACCAGATCCAGCTGTTGTGATGGGGGGTGGGAAGTGGTGACATTTTTTCTAGGTCTGAATTCCCATGTTTGCAGGTTCAGTACATTATTGCCCAGGAAGGTGTCCCACACTTGCTTCCCCAAGAGTATGTTGTTGTCCCGGAGGGACATCACATCCAGGTGAGCTTCAGACTATCTGCTCCTATCACATGGTGGGTGGGGCTCATGGGGTGTCATGTGTGAGGCTGGaccccctcctgctccctctcgCTTACTCTGGGTCACAGCATTGTTGGGGGCCTGGACACCCTCAGACCCTACCACAGCCTCACTGTTTGTCCCCAGGTACAGGATGGTCAGATCACCCACATCCAGTATGAGCAGGGTGGCCAGTTCCTCCCGGAGTCACAGGTAAGGAGCCAGGCctggtggcaggagctggagggtcTGAGCCTGCAGGTGGACAGGGATATGTGAAATAGGGGGAGCTCATGGCTCGTGCCTGAGTGCAGCAGCCATGGttagagcagctccaggaggaatCCTCCCCTCAGGCATTCCCTGTTCTCCCCTCTGTAGATCCAGTACATGCCTGTGTCACCGGAGCAGCAGCTTGTcacccaggcacagctggaagcagcagcacactcGGCTGTCTCAGGTActagcacagccctgtgccagaAGGGTCTGTCCTCCCAGGTTTAGGAGGGTGCCAGTCCTGTTGGGGTTGGCAGCAAGTTGTGCAGCAGTCTTCggtgggagggctgggaagaCCAGGCTCGATCACTGTTTTGCTGCCAGCCATGGTGTCCAAGGATatttgctgctccctgcctgtcaGTTGTGGAAcaggggaaagcagagctgggctccctgctggagccccaCACGGGCAGGGTGGCCTTTTGTCCCTTcccagggacaggtgaggaaCATGGAGGGGGAGCCCTGAGTAGGCAGTGGCTCCCCCTGCCCTCGATGGGAGGCAGCACTGAcccccctcccctgcagcagtgGCGGATGCGGCCATGGCCCAGGCCCAGGGCGTCTTCACCAccgaggcagcagcagagcagatgcagcagctgcagccaggcatcCACTACGATGTGATCACGCTGTCGGACTAGCAGTGCACCCTGCACCGtgcactggcagcagccaccCCAGCCAGCAGTTGCCTTATTGTGCCGGGGCTGCGAGGGACACAGCTGAGCCGTggtggcacagacacagccagggccaccCTGCCGCTCGGCCCTGTGCCATGGGGGTCCTGCACCTCCCCCCAGAGACTGCTCAGgagccacaggagcagccctTGTGTGGACAGTCTCTTTGCCTGTTGCACTGGATGGTCTGAAACCCCTTTTCCTGAACTGTCTGTGTGGGCAGGCATGGATCAGCGTCTGCTCAGCACATGGGGGTCCTGGGGAAGCCATAGGGCTGGGCACAACTGTGTGTGGTGCAGTGTCAGAGATGAGGtgtgtgcagccacagccactgctcccCGCAGCCATGGGGCCAGTGGTCCCAgtgtgccagcagccagccctccTGTGGTATCTCcagcctgcaggcaggcagcagcagggctttggaCTGGAGGGAACCCAAGGAGAAGGCGGCAGAAGATgctctatttttcttctgaagaggAATGGACTCTTGTGTTAATCCGCTGGTGGTTGTTGGAGGATTCAGCTGTGACATTCTCAAGCTTTGACTATGCTTATGAATAAAAAGGGATGGAGAGCCATGTGTGTGCCTGCTTGGGGGTCCAGGGGCCAGGGATGTGATAGCCCAGCCTCAGCATGGCCCTGGAGCTGAGGCCCTCAGcactgtgcccagcactgtgctgtgccacTGGCTGCTGGCAGACACTCCGGGCTATCAGCTGCCTCCCGCCCGAGTGACCTTGACTCCTGAGCAGCGAGccaggcagctgggacagcggtgggctgggggctggagtCATGAAATTAATCGAGTGGTAAACAGCCTAAATCCCGTGTAACTCTGTCCCGAGCCACACACCACCCTCCTGAGCGGCTTGTCTGGGCCTATTTACATGTGATTATAACAGCTAATCGCAGAGATTTAGTTCTCTGCTCCTGCATTAAACTGATTATCCACGGAGGGGGAAAAGGCCAGGAACCACCCTGGCTCAGTGAGAGCCCCTGTGAAGCCTGAGCCCCTCGGGGACAGGGTGATCTCTgtggggctctccctgccctcatGCATGGTAGGGTGATGACACCAGGGCTGCAAAACTGCCACGACATGGCTacctccacagctttttccttgggacCATCCCTAACCCCAGGCTGATTTAcctgcctagggttagggttacgCCTAGTGTTAgggtttttaaagcagaaagccctgagctccaggcacactgcagctgcaaaaggcatcccaaggtGAGCACAAAACTGCCACAACATGgctgcctccacagctttttccttgggacCATCCCTAACCCTAGGCTGATTTACCTGCCTAGGGTTGGACCACCAGGGCAGTGAGCAGTGGGTGGCCTCACACCTCCCCCGAGGTGGCTGCGGCTGatggggctgtcccagctgtggctctgtccCGCTGCCTTCACACCAGCCTTGCCTGTGCGTGGtgtgtggctgtgcctgcagggctgtggctcgGTTTGTGGCTCGGTCGGTTCCAGCTGTGTCCGCCTGCTGTGccggcggccggcggggccctccctctccagctgtgctgtgcagggtcAGGGTGCTGCGCGCAATCCGCAGGCGCTTTCCTAGATTACAGCCCCATTATCTAATCAAGCAGATCCACGGTGCTGATTAGGGCTGGACGAGTCCCGTGGGGACAAGGTTATGGGGCCACTGCAGGGCCAAGGCCAGGGCTggtcccagccagcagcaccagtgtCCTGGCTGGCTTGAGGCTTCCACACCTGTGGCTGCCCAGAGCACACCATCAGCCCActgtgggatggatgggaccagagctctggctgctgtaTGTTgggagctccaggtgctgctcaggctCTGGCCACGGGGTAGTGCAGGGGCATGGGACCTCTGAGTGCTGGCACCTCACCCTGGGACCTTCTGCTGTCACCAGGgcctgcagggatccagggatgtgGCCGGGCTCATTAGCACCGGTGACCTTCGCCTTCCTGTCCTGGCCAGCGCTAAGCGGGTTTGTTACATATTTAATATCCTGAGAGCGTTATTAGTCGGTATTTAATGACGGATACAACCTGTGGGATAATCCCAGTCTTAGTGGGGAGGCGtggtggcaggagcaggtggcTCAGGGGGTCGTGGGCTCTCGGGGCCCCTCACGCAGCTGCCCACCACTGCCCTGCCCAcccactgccctgctgtgccaacCACAGGAACCCCCCAGTGCCTTGCAGGGGTCCCCACTGTCcatggggctgcaggacccttCCCCTTTGtcactctgctgctgggaatccCGTGGCAggcatggcagtgctggggcttgGGTGAGGACCTGGCCAAGCTAGAGGACAAGCAGGATGGGGCAGCATGGGTTGCTGTCCTCCCACCAGGCTATAATTCTTccaccagcccctggccctCCAACCCACCCTTCCACTGCACAAGGGGCTctgccacccacagccccaggtCAGGGCTGCGGTCATGGAtgggacacagctcagcactgcGGTAAAGCCCCAGCTGGGGTGTGCGTTTGTGGCTCTGGGTGTCCTTGGGGCCCTCGGTGGGCCCcatgtgccagccccaggatgcCATTgtaccccatccctgggagctgcataggctgtgctgagctggggggCTGGGAAGGACCAGGGCTCTGGCTGGTGGCAGGCAGGCAAGGACGGTCCCTGCAAGTCCCTGCCCAACAGtagctggggaagggggggtATCAGGTGCcccagatcctgctgctgctctcgTGGGTGCTAATACCCCCTAATCAGCTGTCAGTCACTGCAGACCCCAGCAGCTATAAAAgacctgggagcagctccccgGCTCCTCTCCTGCAGTATGGCAGCACCTCGGGGTGAGAGGAGCCCAGGACAAGAGCTGGGGGGCTGTGTGGGGCCTTGGGGGACCCTGCGGGGGCCACCCCAAGCCCTACTGCCCTGCCCCTACcccttctcctgtccctgtcccgttTTGGCCGGGTACAGCCTCCTGCCACCCCCTCTCAGCCTCGTGACGCCCCTGGTAAGTGCCTTGCTGCAGCTCCGGGGGAGGAACAACGGGATGCGGGGCTTTCCTGGGACCAGGATGGGACTGTGTGGGGTGGTTGGAAACGGGGCTGGGAACCTGCTGTCCCGAggcccctgcccctccctggcaTTCCCCTgcccccacacacacacaccgtCCTGCACTTGGCACTTTGGGTGCGCATGGGAGAGGAAAACGGGGGATACAGCAGGATACAGGCAGGGtacagctctgccctcccccaCACACAAAGGGCCGAGCTCTgacatcccacagcccctctcctctGGCCGTCGTGCCCCTCTGTCCCACCCTGacacccctgtgcccctccaGGTCTCAGCACCCTTTGAGGTGCCGCTGGGGCTGCCCACAGAGCCGGGGCGGGCGAAGGCGGCGGCGACGCGGGAGAGCACCGGGGCACTGAAGGCTTGGCTGGCACGGCACCCCAGGAACCCCTATCCCAGCAAGGGGGAGAAGGTGATGCTGGCTGTGGTCAGCCGGATGAGCCTCACCCAGGTCTCCACCTGGTTTGCCAATGCCCGCCGGCGCCtcaagaaggagaaaaaggcgAGCTGGGCCACACAGAGCGCCTCAGATGGAGAGGACAGCGAGGGAGAGGGGGTCCCATCGGGTGCTGTCCCGATTCCCAGTTCCAGCCCCGTGCAGGATGGGTGTGGGGGCAGCCCCGAGGTGATGACAGGCCCTGGGCAGGACAAGCAGCCCCAGAAACCCAAGATCTGGAGTGTGGCAGAGATGCTGGAATCTTCACCCAGCAACAGCGAGTGTCTCCCTGGGGTGCCagtggtgctggagcaggtaTAGGACTGGGACAGTCATGTCCTGTCCCCAAGGGCATGACACGAGAGACAGCCATGggacccagcagctccctcaaCAAGGAGAGTGGGAGATGCGGGTGGGAGGAACACAAAACAGTAATAAATGTGACTCTGTCCTGGGTCTCCTGGTGTTGACTGTGTGCGGTGGGGATGCTGGTAGGGATGCTGGTAGGGGTGCTGGTAGGGATGCAGGGGTGCCAGCAGAGATGGTAGGGTAACTtcactgccagtgctgcagagagcagcccctgtggagcagggcaggtccAAGGCAGAGATTAAAAATAGACTTCGCTCTTcttaataaaagtaataaaatggttagCAGTATTAAATTAATCcttacaaaacaaaacccaaggaGGTTAAATAGAGACTGGAggctgtgcaaaaaaaaaaaacccacaatgaCTACAAAATAGCTGCAAAGACATCTTTACACACCAAAGAAACTCCTCCACTCCTCCCCTCTGGGACACAATGTCAGCGAACACGAGACTCACACATGAGAAAGAAACACAGATGCGATGGGAGCAGCCCCACGAGGAGCGTGGGCTCCACGGACAGAACTATTTACACTATGGACACGGAGCCGTGCTGGGGCCAGCCCGGCCGCAGGAGCCCCCGGGCTCTGCCCGTCCCTCTCCTGCCGGGGCCCCTCCGGCCGCAGCGCTTCCTCAGCTGGGATCAGAGTCCTGGCTTCTGCTCTTTGTCTGCTGTGCAGGAGGACAAGAGCTGAGGTCTGGCCCAAATGCTTGTAGGCTGCaatgagctcctgcagccattcCAGCCAGTGTGAGCACCCACATGGAAAAGACAGTGCTGTTCTGTGTGGGAAGGCACCAGGCACTGAGCTTCTCCCCATGGTCCAGGCGCAGCATGCTGTGGGTCAGAGGACATGTGTACCTCAAGGGACAATGCCCCAAGGAACCCAAATCCTGCCTGGCTCAGGCACAGGGTTTggctgtgcagggtcaggagtgGGGGAACCCAAAGACCTCCAGGCACAGGCACTGGCAGAGGCTGTAGACAATGCAGAGAAGGAGGGTGGAGGGCACAAGACTGACCAGGATGATGCCCAGGCTGTGGTGCTCGATGAGCAGGAGGTAGATGCCGAAGGGCAGGGAGCTGAAGTAGAGGAGGCAGAGGACG contains these protein-coding regions:
- the ZNF335 gene encoding zinc finger protein 335 isoform X2, which produces MEENAVESSSDASSQAAREEPTESGLGVGSSVAASADSSDAAAGHGLLSRAADSCVGQSSDSSGVSLEEVSESSSSTDAIPRIYLPDSSSIAQSTLVSSVSTVSQSIMVSESPQVLVHSSVITDGAIVVSDSTASTSSDLGSAIDKIIESTIGPDIIQSCIAVTSAEDGRAETTQYLILQGPDDGAPMVSQMATSALANSLAIEAVGDGPTSTCLDQPGPSEPSRQLEVLELPAQPNQAQEADGGEELDQPDLETLEEMMEVVVVQQFKCKMCQYKSVSKKTLINHMKERHFQPVGSALALKKGRPRKVGAVPKNEDEEAAEEEDDDIMDAGAIDDPEEDSDYNPAEDEPRGRLPKYGCTVATSSEERPRRRPGRPRKLLRLENVSQDLPEGGEVEPLVTSQSTPSRELQNSEAASSSGLENGPGENLAEPGISQSDSENKDPSSNTGAEDADVIPRRRGRPSRRFLGKKYRKYMGRRYYYKSPKPLMRPYLCRICGSRFLTHDDLRFHVNSHEANDPQLFKCLQCSYRSRRWSSLKEHMFNHVGSKPYKCEECNYTSVYKKDVIRHSTVHSRDRKKRADPPPKLNSFPCPVCNRVYPMQKRLTQHMKTHSTEKPHMCDKCGKSFKKRYTFKMHLLTHIQAIANRRFKCEFCDYVCEDKKVLLNHQLSHMNDKPYKCSVCKYSTFREDFLVSHMAVKHTGGKPFACEFCHFTTKHKKNLRLHVQCRHADSFEEWAQRHPEEPPCRRRPFFTLQQIEELKQQHSQVQAPAEPEASPPAPLGPITCHTVQAVAGAEPSVLSQGSLEGATIIYEQDVAGSAELATQTALDLLLNMSTQRELATSSLQVAVVKPDDPGEAPAPCELQAQEEEEAKVDSKEQQQKLVMLHMAEPGQTLVQEAYGEASLSGSELQQITIPFSGAAEYSIIAPISEEIQAPATLYSSEEESPVETSHTVVVSGAVMTEEALKDHSNHYIMSSSVPGSQFQAMEPLSGDAAFSSPAEGQEAEPAGIKWPVVQCVTSLAQSDSSLSPASEGHEVSSPKIKWPALQGMAKKLTCKVSTAKKLSCKISTAKKFSCKICTAMFTGRAEMESHKRAHIGPSTFKCPDCPFTATLWPEVRSHMVQHANLRPHKCPHCSFASKNKKDLRRHMLTHTNEKPFACQVCGQRFNRNGHLKFHTQRLHSSEGKRPGPAAAQQTIILNSNEDTLATLHTALQAGQAVLAPERLQQALGQEHILVAQEQSVTSQEEAAYIQEITTADGQTVQHLVTADNQVQYIIAQEGVPHLLPQEYVVVPEGHHIQVQDGQITHIQYEQGGQFLPESQIQYMPVSPEQQLVTQAQLEAAAHSAVSAVADAAMAQAQGVFTTEAAAEQMQQLQPGIHYDVITLSD